A single genomic interval of Salmo trutta chromosome 13, fSalTru1.1, whole genome shotgun sequence harbors:
- the LOC115205869 gene encoding guanylate cyclase soluble subunit beta-2-like — MYGFINTCLKSLVVDKFGEETWMKLRDEAGVQDTFLTYEVYKDDITMQLVAEASKLLEVKPEVVLRQFGEYFFYFCKRSGYDHMLRTLGGNLFEFIENLDALHSYLALSYKEMNAPSFRAERNGDGTMFLHYYSDRRGLCQIVPGIIEAVAKDFFNSEITMEIVNQIEEVERTGKKEHVVFLVTQKPTFSNVMCSNKLSQTPPCLPRGPRRNAVHWNPNKEDVQKSLQRKLQSQGFSMCRNHWETVRGLVQLGKGKLLRGFEPVYPKNLCIDLKTFCNAFPFHIVFDEELMVRQAGVNIQKIVPGLQTMSIHLDQYFSIVHPEVTFTISSIRKFINSHFVLQTRRDMMPEAWRDRPMLELRGQMLWMESLQCMLYQASPLLRSLHELEERSMHISDIAPHDVTRDLILLNQQRLAEMELSNQLERKKEELRHLSQHLEEERTKTENLLYAMLPKHVANQLKEGKRVEAGEFKECTILFSDVVTFTNICSECEPIQIVNMLNSMYLKFDRLTTVHTVYKVETIGDAYMVVGGVPIPVSSHAERVANFALGMIIAAREVINPITGGPIQIRVGVHSGPVLAGVVGEKMPRYCLFGDTVNTASRMESHGLPNKIHLSPSVYLVLKDKGFMLQERGEIDVKGKGRMSTYFLEGNLTSTEHEIMGRSVKEADSGRASVQSARDCSTEAALYRPAIQRVQSEDRNPAVPMEYGDSLTDPQPSVQLTDPQLQARAKSLKGKPRDSESYGSLHSDNKSVEGGLPNPDHQLTRATLSQSPTPIEAEAPPSTKHIRTSFCVVL, encoded by the exons ATG TATGGATTTATCAACACCTGTTTGAAGTCGCTGGTTGTTGACAAGTTTGGCGAGGAGACATGGATGAAGCTCCG AGATGAGGCCGGGGTTCAAGATACATTCTTGACATATGAAGTGTACAAAGACGACATCACCATGCAACTGGTGGCTGAGGCCTCCAAGCTACTGG AGGTTAAACCAGAGGTGGTGTTGAGACAATTTGgggaatattttttttacttttgtaaACGATCTGGATACGACCACATGTTACGGACTCTGGGAGGGAACCTGTTCGAGTTTATCGAGAATCTGGATGCACTGCACAGCTACCTCGCCCTTTCTTACAag GAGATGAACGCGCCGTCATTTCGAGCGGAGAGGAACGGTGACGGCACGATGTTTCTTCACTATTACTCCGACCGCCGAGGCCTATGCCAAATTGTACCCG GTATCATTGAAGCTGTAGCAAAGGACTTCTTCAACAGCGAGATAACGATGGAAATCGTCAACCAAATAGAGGAAGTAGAGAGGACAGGAAAGAAGGAGCATGTAGTATTCCTCGTCACTCAGAAACCGACATTTTCGAATGTAATGTGCAGTAACAAGCTCTCACAGACACCGCCATGTTTGCCCAGAGGCCCCAGGCGCAACGCAGTGCACTGGAACCCAAACAAGGAG GACGTACAGAAATCACTGCAGAGGAAACTCCAATCTCAGGGATTTTCCATGTGTAGGAACCACTGGGAGACTGTGAGGGGATTGGTCCAGCTTGGGAAGG GCAAACTCTTGAGAGGATTTGAGCCAGTCTACCCGAAGAACCTTTGCATCGACCTGAAGACATTTTGCAATGCCTTTCCCTTCCATATAGTGTTCGACGAGGAG CTGATGGTGAGACAGGCGGGGGTGAACATCCAGAAGATCGTCCCCGGGCTGCAGACCATGAGCATTCACCTGGACCAGTACTTCAGTATCGTCCACCCCGAGGTCACCTTCACCATCTCCAGCATCAGGAAGTTCATCAACAGCCACTTTGTCCTGCAGACGCGACGGGACATGATGCCCGAGGCCTGGAGGGATAGACCCATGCTGGAGCTCAGAG GTCAGATGTTGTGGATGGAGTCTCTGCAGTGCATGCTGTACCAGGCCTCCCCTTTGCTGCGGAGCCTCCACGAACTGGAGGAGCGGAGCATGCACATCTCTGACATCGCCCCTCACGACGTCACGCGGGACCTCATCCTGCTCAACCAGCAGCGGCTGGCCGAGATGGAGCTCTCCAACCAGctggagaggaagaaggaggagcTCCGACACCTGTCCCAGcatctggaggaggagaggaccaaGACGGAGAACCTGCTGTACGCCATGCTGCCCAAACATGTGGCCAACCAGCTGAAGGAGGGGAAGAGAGTGGAAGCAG GAGAGTTCAAGGAGTGCACCATCCTCTTCAGTGATGTGGTCACCTTCACCAACATCTGCTCGGAGTGTGAGCCCATCCAGATCGTCAACATGCTCAACTCCATGTACCTCAAGTTCGACCGGCTCACCACAGTACACACAGTTTATAAG GTGGAGACCATAGGTGATGCCTACATGGTGGTAGGTGGCGTGCCCATCCCAGTGTCCAGCCATGCTGAGAGGGTGGCCAACTTTGCCCTGGGCATGATCATAGCAGCTAGGGAGGTCATCAACCCCATCACAGGGGGGCCTATCCAG ATCCGGGTGGGTGTACACAGCGGGCCGGTTCTAGCTGGTGTGGTGGGGGAGAAGATGCCTCGGTACTGCCTGTTCGGAGACACAGTAAACACGGCGTCTCGCATGGAGAGCCACGGCCTCCCCAACAAGAtccacctcagccccagtgttTACCT GGTTCTGAAAGACAAGGGCTTCATGCTCCAGGAGCGAGGGGAGATCGATGTGAAGGGGAAGGGCAGGATGTCCACCTACTTCCTGGAAGGGAACCTGACCTCCACGGAGCACGAGATCATGGGCCGTTCAGTTAAGGAGGCCGACTCGGGCCGTGCGTCTGTCCAGTCGGCACGGGACTGCAGCACAGAGGCAGCCCTGTACAGACCGG CCATCCAGAGGGTGCAGAGTGAGGACAGGAATCCTGCAGTGCCCATGGAGTATGGAGACAGCCTGACTGACCCACAGCCCTCAGTCCAGCTCACTGACCCCCAGCTGCAAGCCAGAGCCAAGAGCCTCAAAG gAAAACCTCGGGACTCAGAGAGCTACGGCAGTCTCCACAGTGACAACAAGTCAGTGGAGGGAGGTCTCCCCAACCCAGACCACCAGCTGACCAGAGCAACCTTGTCCCAGAGTCCCACTCCCATAGAGGCTGAGGCTCCTCCTTCCACCAAACACATCCGGACCAGTTTCTGTGTGGTCCTCTGA